In one window of Ciona intestinalis unplaced genomic scaffold, KH HT000574.1, whole genome shotgun sequence DNA:
- the LOC108950680 gene encoding uncharacterized protein LOC108950680 isoform X3, translating into MPRIRNNLTEKQKEDLMKFWRKRMRRPTSNLVSDAFAISGLSVPKVKISGYGVKLGLSETEKEGWKDKVDQQPCNEEMDDKQRNSLITKQLKIMTQVTETLDKDGVVMGGLSYFNGTFNVFGTSTSMSYFKQGNIQREFLSHMNQINLSEEKENKHEVLRKLKTEQKLLGKQQECHIQKSMSLD; encoded by the exons ATGCCGAGAATACG aAACAATCTTACTGAAAAACAAAAGGAAGACCTTATGAAATTTTGGAGAAAGAGAATGCGAAGACCAACTTCAAATCTTGTTTCGGATGCATTTGCAATATCTGGACTTTCAGTACCAAAAGTTAAA ATTTCCGGTTATGGGGTAAAGCTTGGGCTCTCTGAGACTGAAAAAGAAGGTTGGAAAGATAAAGTTGATCAACAGCCATGTAATGAAGAAATGGAtgacaaacaaagaaacagtTTAATAACTAAACAGCTGAAAATCATGACACAAGTG ACGGAAACTTTGGATAAAGATGGAGTGGTTATGGGTGGATTGTCATATTTTAATGGGACCTTTAATGTATTTGGAACCTCTACGTCGATGTCATATTTTAAGCAGGGAAACATACAAAGAGAATTTTTATCCCACATGAACCAAATTAACCTATCCG aagaaaaagagaataaGCACGAAGTGCTAAGAAAGCTTAAAACAGAG CAGAAGCTGTTGGGCAAACAGCAAGAATGCCATATTCAAAAATCTATGAGTTTGGATTGA
- the LOC108950680 gene encoding uncharacterized protein LOC108950680 isoform X1 — MPRIRNNLTEKQKEDLMKFWRKRMRRPTSNLVSDAFAISGLSVPKVKISGYGVKLGLSETEKEGWKDKVDQQPCNEEMDDKQRNSLITKQLKIMTQVTETLDKDGVVMGGLSYFNGTFNVFGTSTSMSYFKQGNIQREFLSHMNQINLSEEKENKHEVLRKLKTEVQKIYNENYSEAVGQTARMPYSKIYEFGLKMNGLPGRIPFKCPSGYGPAACKKMTQYKENLKLLLHQ; from the exons ATGCCGAGAATACG aAACAATCTTACTGAAAAACAAAAGGAAGACCTTATGAAATTTTGGAGAAAGAGAATGCGAAGACCAACTTCAAATCTTGTTTCGGATGCATTTGCAATATCTGGACTTTCAGTACCAAAAGTTAAA ATTTCCGGTTATGGGGTAAAGCTTGGGCTCTCTGAGACTGAAAAAGAAGGTTGGAAAGATAAAGTTGATCAACAGCCATGTAATGAAGAAATGGAtgacaaacaaagaaacagtTTAATAACTAAACAGCTGAAAATCATGACACAAGTG ACGGAAACTTTGGATAAAGATGGAGTGGTTATGGGTGGATTGTCATATTTTAATGGGACCTTTAATGTATTTGGAACCTCTACGTCGATGTCATATTTTAAGCAGGGAAACATACAAAGAGAATTTTTATCCCACATGAACCAAATTAACCTATCCG aagaaaaagagaataaGCACGAAGTGCTAAGAAAGCTTAAAACAGAGGTTCAAAAAATCTACAACGAAAATTATT CAGAAGCTGTTGGGCAAACAGCAAGAATGCCATATTCAAAAATCTATGAGTTTGGATTGAAGATGAATGGTTTGCCCGGTCGGATACCATTTAAATGCCCGTCCGGATATGGCCCAGCAGCATGCAAGAAAATGACtcaatataaagaaaatttaaaacttttgctGCACCAGTAA
- the LOC108950680 gene encoding uncharacterized protein LOC108950680 isoform X2, whose amino-acid sequence MLISGYGVKLGLSETEKEGWKDKVDQQPCNEEMDDKQRNSLITKQLKIMTQVTETLDKDGVVMGGLSYFNGTFNVFGTSTSMSYFKQGNIQREFLSHMNQINLSEEKENKHEVLRKLKTEVQKIYNENYSEAVGQTARMPYSKIYEFGLKMNGLPGRIPFKCPSGYGPAACKKMTQYKENLKLLLHQ is encoded by the exons ATGTTG ATTTCCGGTTATGGGGTAAAGCTTGGGCTCTCTGAGACTGAAAAAGAAGGTTGGAAAGATAAAGTTGATCAACAGCCATGTAATGAAGAAATGGAtgacaaacaaagaaacagtTTAATAACTAAACAGCTGAAAATCATGACACAAGTG ACGGAAACTTTGGATAAAGATGGAGTGGTTATGGGTGGATTGTCATATTTTAATGGGACCTTTAATGTATTTGGAACCTCTACGTCGATGTCATATTTTAAGCAGGGAAACATACAAAGAGAATTTTTATCCCACATGAACCAAATTAACCTATCCG aagaaaaagagaataaGCACGAAGTGCTAAGAAAGCTTAAAACAGAGGTTCAAAAAATCTACAACGAAAATTATT CAGAAGCTGTTGGGCAAACAGCAAGAATGCCATATTCAAAAATCTATGAGTTTGGATTGAAGATGAATGGTTTGCCCGGTCGGATACCATTTAAATGCCCGTCCGGATATGGCCCAGCAGCATGCAAGAAAATGACtcaatataaagaaaatttaaaacttttgctGCACCAGTAA